One bacterium genomic region harbors:
- a CDS encoding ATP-binding protein → MLAPCFRDARFDNFERLSPRAEKIYQFCRDYAESWPEQQRRGTSLLFFGPCGTGKGHLAAAIAHEIMERYQATVIFDQFIEVVSRIKDGWRGQGETERQTLEKLWKADLLVLDEIGVQFDTNAERVLLYRIVNHRYEHYRPTIMTTNCRKKDLPQFADERIVDRLFDLNRGSSVIEFNLESYRRGSRANR, encoded by the coding sequence ATGTTAGCTCCATGCTTCCGCGATGCACGGTTCGACAACTTCGAACGGCTCAGTCCTCGAGCGGAAAAGATATACCAGTTCTGCCGCGACTACGCTGAATCTTGGCCGGAACAACAGAGGCGCGGAACGAGCCTGCTCTTCTTCGGCCCCTGCGGGACTGGCAAGGGACACCTCGCCGCGGCCATTGCTCACGAGATCATGGAGCGATATCAGGCCACGGTGATCTTCGATCAGTTCATCGAGGTGGTGTCGAGAATCAAGGACGGCTGGCGCGGCCAGGGAGAGACCGAGCGGCAGACCCTTGAAAAGCTCTGGAAGGCCGACCTGTTGGTGCTGGACGAGATCGGCGTGCAGTTCGACACCAACGCCGAAAGAGTGCTTCTGTACCGGATCGTCAACCATCGCTACGAGCACTACCGGCCCACGATCATGACGACCAACTGCAGGAAGAAAGACCTGCCGCAATTTGCGGACGAGCGGATAGTCGACCGGCTATTCGACCTGAATCGCGGCAGCAGCGTGATCGAATTCAATCTCGAATCCTATCGGCGCGGCAGTCGAGCGAACCGATAA
- a CDS encoding YdaU family protein: MGKAPAFQFYVGDYLKDTRALSLAAKGAWSDILCFMWDASPRGRLSITWDGYGHMLGVTVREAKKVISEIIDKKVCDAMLNGRKVENSDAVTKCNGEVTLINRRMYREAQELEKTRIRVRRHRGKEAEEEGLKRDCNADVTPVSSSSSSSSSSKTETSTTPNLISQSVASTTRPPVAGSSDGRDELTEAYLKAIRSVRYWTVNEQEERAWFSTRIRANPKYERLDLTSCLERWRNSRHALAEKRRQGKGQNLPPEPRNDLLTWLDRDLERLNEGNGGQRNDQQRAGDDAPSELPRELFV; this comes from the coding sequence TTGGGCAAGGCACCGGCATTCCAGTTCTACGTTGGCGATTACCTCAAGGACACCCGGGCGCTGTCACTGGCGGCAAAGGGTGCCTGGTCGGATATCCTTTGCTTCATGTGGGACGCATCACCTCGAGGCCGTCTGTCGATCACCTGGGATGGATACGGCCACATGCTCGGGGTTACTGTCCGAGAGGCCAAGAAAGTGATCTCGGAGATTATCGACAAGAAGGTCTGCGATGCAATGCTTAACGGCAGAAAGGTCGAAAATTCCGACGCTGTAACGAAGTGTAACGGTGAGGTAACGCTGATAAATCGCCGGATGTATCGAGAAGCCCAAGAGCTTGAAAAGACAAGGATTAGAGTCAGGAGGCACAGAGGTAAAGAGGCAGAGGAAGAGGGATTGAAACGCGACTGTAACGCTGATGTAACGCCTGTATCTTCATCTTCATCTTCTTCTTCATCTTCAAAGACAGAGACTTCTACAACCCCTAATCTAATCTCGCAGTCTGTAGCATCTACTACCAGGCCACCGGTCGCAGGCAGCAGCGACGGCAGGGATGAACTGACGGAAGCTTACCTGAAAGCGATCCGGTCGGTGCGCTACTGGACGGTCAACGAACAAGAAGAACGAGCGTGGTTCAGCACCCGGATACGAGCCAACCCGAAATACGAGCGGCTCGATCTGACAAGCTGCCTTGAGCGCTGGAGGAACAGCCGTCATGCTCTGGCTGAAAAGAGGCGGCAGGGGAAGGGTCAGAACCTGCCGCCAGAACCACGCAACGACCTGCTGACCTGGCTTGACCGAGACCTTGAACGCCTGAACGAGGGCAACGGTGGACAGAGAAACGATCAACAACGTGCTGGCGATGACGCCCCCTCGGAACTCCCGCGAGAGCTTTTCGTCTGA
- a CDS encoding DUF6166 domain-containing protein, whose protein sequence is MKSYRLLRDCYGPAVICEDDTRDPHHYTVRHVVKHSPTGLNWGYGGSGPADCALSILTDYLGEERAERWYQVFKWAFIAQMSPEGGVITEEAIREFIEAKEAEYAETYSR, encoded by the coding sequence ATGAAATCCTACAGACTGTTACGAGATTGTTACGGTCCCGCAGTGATATGCGAAGACGATACTCGCGATCCGCACCACTACACTGTCCGGCATGTGGTAAAGCACAGCCCCACCGGCCTGAATTGGGGATATGGGGGCAGCGGCCCGGCAGACTGCGCGCTGTCTATCCTGACCGACTACCTGGGAGAAGAACGAGCCGAGCGGTGGTATCAGGTTTTCAAGTGGGCGTTCATTGCTCAGATGTCGCCAGAGGGTGGAGTGATCACGGAAGAGGCCATCCGGGAATTCATCGAGGCTAAGGAAGCCGAGTACGCAGAGACCTATTCCAGGTAG
- a CDS encoding siphovirus Gp157 family protein yields the protein MTNQATAPKLYELTDAYTNLANQHYAILEDVEEAEGVISEEQEALLGQIKDELDKIIDVADAKILNIARLCLQRSLEIAAIKGEEDRITEIGKGLSARRKRLERSNEFFENYVLQAMRMMDVRELSDGLNKARISESKSTEVVEPGRVPPEYIRQVTVKMPESDERGAEFRGKVVLLLTENHIAFDREVDKVQAKKDIDKEGKEDPDTRIKTSDKVPGVAVKVNQKVRFS from the coding sequence ATGACCAACCAAGCCACGGCGCCGAAACTCTACGAGTTGACGGATGCCTACACCAATCTCGCCAACCAGCACTATGCCATCCTCGAGGACGTCGAGGAAGCCGAAGGCGTGATCTCCGAAGAGCAGGAAGCTCTTCTCGGCCAGATCAAGGACGAACTGGACAAGATCATCGACGTGGCGGACGCCAAGATTCTGAACATCGCCCGCCTGTGCCTCCAACGCTCGCTGGAGATAGCGGCCATCAAGGGCGAGGAAGACCGCATCACCGAGATCGGCAAGGGACTGTCCGCCCGGCGCAAGCGCCTGGAACGCAGCAACGAGTTCTTCGAGAACTACGTGCTTCAGGCCATGCGCATGATGGACGTGAGGGAACTGAGCGACGGGCTGAACAAGGCGCGCATCAGCGAGAGCAAGTCGACCGAGGTCGTGGAGCCTGGGCGCGTCCCGCCAGAGTACATCCGTCAGGTGACGGTGAAGATGCCGGAATCCGACGAGCGCGGCGCGGAGTTCAGGGGCAAGGTGGTCCTTCTCCTGACCGAGAACCACATCGCTTTCGACCGCGAGGTGGACAAGGTCCAGGCTAAGAAGGACATCGACAAGGAAGGCAAGGAAGACCCGGACACGCGGATCAAGACCAGTGATAAAGTCCCGGGTGTGGCCGTGAAGGTCAACCAGAAAGTGCGGTTCAGTTGA